In Acidimicrobiales bacterium, a genomic segment contains:
- a CDS encoding alpha/beta fold hydrolase, translated as MHLHVVREGAGPVVVLTHGLGDSSDTWSPVAASLVERFTVVRWDLRGHGGSDAPDEPQAYSRELAVADLDGVLAGLRRPVLVGHSLGGYISLARAVQRADDIAGLVLLASGPGFRNPVSRQRWNEGIHENAERYGVPAPVLGLGLQPDDVVIGSVPSLDIPLLVLVGDRDDPSYHAGASFLASQVPGCRVEVLPGGHRFHVSAAARVAEVIGSFVAEACEPLTRM; from the coding sequence ATGCACCTCCACGTGGTTCGTGAGGGCGCGGGGCCGGTTGTCGTGCTGACGCACGGGCTGGGGGACTCCTCGGACACGTGGTCGCCGGTGGCGGCGTCGCTGGTCGAGCGTTTCACCGTCGTCCGCTGGGACCTTCGGGGCCACGGGGGCTCGGACGCGCCTGACGAGCCCCAGGCGTATTCACGCGAGCTGGCTGTGGCCGACCTCGACGGCGTTCTCGCCGGCCTCCGTCGCCCGGTGCTCGTGGGGCATTCGCTCGGCGGCTACATCTCGCTGGCGCGGGCCGTGCAGCGAGCCGACGACATCGCAGGCCTCGTGTTGCTGGCCAGCGGGCCCGGCTTTCGCAACCCGGTGTCCCGGCAGCGCTGGAACGAGGGCATCCACGAGAACGCCGAACGCTACGGCGTGCCCGCACCGGTCCTCGGCCTCGGCCTCCAGCCGGACGACGTCGTCATCGGCTCCGTCCCGTCGCTGGACATCCCACTGCTCGTGCTCGTGGGCGACCGCGACGACCCGTCGTACCACGCAGGCGCCTCGTTCCTGGCCTCGCAGGTGCCGGGCTGCCGGGTCGAGGTGCTGCCCGGGGGCCACCGGTTCCACGTCAGCGCCGCGGCCCGAGTCGCCGAGGTCATCGGTTCTTTCGTCGCCGAGGCGTGCGAACCGTTGACTCGTATGTAA
- a CDS encoding acyl-CoA dehydrogenase family protein, with translation MDHVEPEDHRLIREGLRTVLAHFDDAYWAYHDANHLFPGDFYDALAEGGWIGICIPEEYGGGGQGIAEAAVVMEEIAASGAAMNGCSAVHASIFGMHPIVVHGSEEMKRTYLPRVASGDLHVAFGVTEPDAGTDTTRITTRAVPAGGVYRVTGRKVWTTKALEAERVLLLVRTTPQDQVARRTDGLTLLFVDLRSPGVTITPIPKLGRNAVASCEVAYDDVEVPLSDVVGEPGRGLQYLFDGLNAERVLVAAEALGTGRAALRRAVRYANERVVFDRPIGRNQGIAFPLAEAHARLAAAELMIRQAAWRVDNRLPCGEQANLAKWLAADAGFFAADQALQTHGGMGYASEYHVERYWREARLFKLAPVTQEMILNYVAEHVLGLPRSY, from the coding sequence GTGGACCACGTCGAGCCCGAGGACCACCGGCTCATCCGGGAAGGCCTGCGCACGGTCCTGGCCCACTTCGACGACGCCTACTGGGCCTACCACGACGCCAACCACCTCTTCCCCGGAGACTTCTACGACGCCCTGGCCGAGGGCGGCTGGATCGGCATCTGCATCCCCGAGGAGTACGGCGGCGGCGGGCAGGGGATCGCCGAGGCGGCCGTGGTCATGGAAGAGATCGCCGCCTCGGGTGCGGCCATGAACGGCTGCAGCGCCGTGCACGCGTCGATCTTCGGGATGCACCCCATCGTCGTGCACGGCTCGGAGGAGATGAAGCGGACGTACCTGCCGCGCGTCGCTTCCGGCGACCTGCACGTCGCCTTCGGGGTCACCGAACCCGACGCCGGCACCGACACGACGCGCATCACGACCCGCGCCGTGCCGGCCGGCGGCGTCTATCGGGTCACCGGCCGCAAGGTCTGGACAACCAAGGCCTTGGAGGCCGAGCGCGTGCTGTTGCTCGTGCGGACGACGCCCCAGGACCAGGTGGCCCGACGCACCGACGGGTTGACGCTGCTGTTCGTCGACCTGCGCTCGCCGGGAGTGACCATCACGCCGATCCCCAAGTTGGGGCGCAACGCGGTGGCGTCGTGCGAGGTGGCCTACGACGACGTGGAGGTGCCGCTGAGCGACGTGGTGGGGGAGCCCGGGCGCGGCCTCCAGTACCTCTTCGACGGGCTGAACGCCGAGCGGGTGCTCGTGGCGGCCGAAGCGCTGGGCACGGGCCGGGCTGCCCTGCGGCGGGCCGTGCGCTATGCCAACGAGCGGGTTGTCTTCGACCGGCCCATCGGGCGCAACCAAGGCATCGCCTTTCCGCTGGCCGAGGCCCATGCGCGCCTGGCAGCCGCCGAGCTCATGATCCGGCAGGCCGCGTGGCGGGTCGACAACCGACTGCCGTGCGGCGAGCAGGCCAATCTGGCCAAGTGGCTGGCGGCAGACGCCGGGTTCTTCGCCGCCGACCAAGCTCTCCAGACCCACGGCGGCATGGGGTACGCGTCGGAGTACCACGTCGAGCGCTACTGGCGCGAGGCGCGCCTGTTCAAGCTGGCGCCGGTCACCCAGGAGATGATCCTCAACTACGTGGCCGAGCACGTGCTCGGCCTACCCCGGTCGTACTGA